The proteins below are encoded in one region of Leptolyngbya sp. CCY15150:
- a CDS encoding tetratricopeptide repeat protein, giving the protein MDDRAKQHKLSQSMKWRTRRWLSLALATAMVTGGLPSAWAQVTAEPSTHPSSVGHDQLALQSGPTANVEGSARLEEASRLNDQGLELHQAGRYAEAELLLLQTLEIVRGQLGDRHPSVATSLNNLAVLYETQGRYGEAELLYLQALEISREQLGDRHPNIASSLNNLAVLYYAQGRYEEAKPLYQQALEIVREQLGDRHLYVAQSLNNLAVLYEAQGHYGEAELLYLQALEISREQLG; this is encoded by the coding sequence ATGGACGATCGAGCGAAACAGCACAAGCTGAGTCAATCTATGAAGTGGCGGACGCGACGATGGTTGAGCTTGGCCCTGGCGACGGCGATGGTGACGGGAGGGTTGCCGAGTGCTTGGGCGCAGGTGACGGCAGAACCCTCTACTCATCCAAGTAGCGTTGGCCATGATCAGTTGGCATTACAGTCTGGGCCAACGGCTAATGTGGAAGGATCAGCACGACTCGAAGAGGCTAGTCGTTTGAATGATCAAGGACTTGAGCTGCACCAGGCCGGTCGCTATGCCGAGGCTGAACTTCTCCTCCTACAAACCCTGGAGATTGTCCGCGGGCAATTGGGCGATCGCCACCCCTCTGTTGCCACCAGCCTCAACAATCTGGCAGTATTGTATGAGACACAAGGGCGCTACGGGGAAGCCGAACTCCTCTACCTACAAGCCCTAGAGATTTCCCGTGAGCAGTTGGGCGATCGCCACCCAAATATTGCCAGCAGCCTCAACAACCTAGCTGTGCTTTACTATGCACAAGGTCGCTATGAGGAGGCTAAACCACTCTATCAACAGGCTCTAGAGATTGTCCGCGAGCAGTTGGGCGATCGTCACCTCTATGTTGCCCAAAGCCTCAACAATCTGGCAGTGCTGTATGAGGCACAAGGGCACTATGGTGAAGCCGAACTCCTCTACCTACAAGCCCTAGAGATTTCCCGGGAGCAGTTGGG
- a CDS encoding phosphoglycerate kinase yields MAKKTLATLSKADLSGKRVLVRADFNVPLDDQGSITDDTRIRAALPTIQYLSDNGAKVILTSHFGRPKGKVVDSMRLTPVATRLSELLGKPVLKCDDCIGDAVAAAVAGMQDGEVVLLENVRFYAEEEKNDADFSKKLASVADLYVNDAFGTAHRAHASTEGVTHYLSPSVAGFLIDKELQYLQNAIENPKPPLAAIVGGSKVSSKIGVIETLLEKVDKLLIGGGMIFTFYKARGLSVGKSLVEEDKLELAKALEIKAKEKGVDLLLPTDVVVADNFSPDANAQTVSIDAIPDGWMGLDIGPDSIKVFQAALADCKSVIWNGPMGVFEFEKFAAGTEAIAHTLAELTPKGTTTIIGGGDSVAAVEKVGLADQMSHISTGGGASLELLEGKVLPGIAALDEA; encoded by the coding sequence GTGGCGAAAAAAACATTAGCGACTTTATCTAAAGCAGATTTGTCTGGCAAGCGAGTGCTGGTGCGTGCAGACTTCAACGTACCCCTCGATGATCAAGGCAGCATCACCGACGACACCCGCATTCGGGCTGCTCTACCCACCATTCAATACCTGAGCGACAACGGAGCCAAGGTCATCCTCACCAGCCACTTTGGTCGTCCCAAGGGCAAGGTGGTTGACAGTATGCGGCTCACGCCGGTAGCCACTCGCCTTTCCGAGCTGCTCGGCAAGCCCGTCCTCAAATGTGACGACTGCATTGGCGATGCCGTGGCCGCTGCTGTTGCTGGGATGCAAGATGGTGAAGTTGTACTCCTAGAAAACGTGCGCTTCTACGCAGAAGAAGAGAAAAACGACGCCGACTTCTCCAAGAAGCTAGCATCCGTTGCCGATCTCTACGTGAATGACGCCTTCGGTACCGCCCACCGCGCCCATGCTTCTACGGAAGGGGTGACCCATTACCTCAGTCCCTCCGTGGCTGGCTTCTTGATCGACAAGGAGCTGCAGTATCTCCAGAATGCGATCGAAAATCCTAAGCCTCCCCTAGCAGCGATCGTTGGCGGCTCGAAGGTATCGAGCAAGATTGGCGTCATTGAAACCCTGCTGGAAAAAGTAGACAAGCTGCTGATTGGCGGCGGCATGATCTTCACCTTCTACAAGGCCCGTGGCCTCAGCGTTGGTAAATCCTTGGTAGAAGAAGACAAGCTGGAACTCGCCAAAGCGCTAGAAATCAAAGCCAAGGAAAAAGGCGTTGATCTCCTACTGCCCACCGACGTTGTAGTAGCCGACAACTTCTCTCCCGATGCCAATGCCCAAACCGTGAGCATCGACGCTATCCCCGATGGTTGGATGGGTCTCGACATCGGCCCCGACTCCATCAAGGTGTTCCAAGCTGCCCTGGCAGACTGCAAGAGCGTCATCTGGAATGGCCCCATGGGTGTGTTTGAATTCGAGAAGTTTGCCGCTGGGACAGAAGCGATCGCTCATACCTTGGCAGAACTAACCCCCAAGGGCACCACCACCATCATCGGCGGCGGCGACTCTGTGGCAGCCGTGGAAAAAGTGGGACTGGCCGATCAAATGAGCCATATCTCCACCGGCGGTGGCGCTAGCTTGGAACTGCTGGAAGGCAAAGTGCTGCCGGGTATCGCAGCCTTGGATGAAGCCTAA
- a CDS encoding universal stress protein: MFETVLYPIDQTRESIEAAGMVAQVVNLCHSRLVILSVVDQEAEEEAQSAAYEAIAKLLDEIKTLFGARGITAETMERTGNPAFMICDVADEINAKVIIMGCRGLGLTEEGAAESVTNRVINLAPCPVLIVP, from the coding sequence ATGTTTGAGACTGTTTTGTATCCCATTGACCAAACCCGTGAGTCGATTGAGGCAGCGGGTATGGTGGCTCAAGTGGTGAATCTTTGCCACAGCCGCCTTGTCATTCTTTCGGTTGTAGATCAGGAGGCGGAGGAGGAAGCTCAATCTGCTGCCTATGAGGCGATCGCTAAGCTGTTAGATGAAATCAAGACGTTATTTGGAGCGAGAGGAATTACCGCGGAAACGATGGAGCGCACCGGCAACCCGGCGTTCATGATTTGTGATGTGGCGGATGAAATTAACGCCAAGGTGATTATTATGGGCTGTCGCGGTTTGGGGCTCACGGAAGAGGGCGCGGCGGAGAGTGTCACCAATCGAGTCATCAATCTGGCTCCTTGTCCGGTGTTGATTGTGCCCTAG
- a CDS encoding RNA-binding S4 domain-containing protein, with the protein MSDLQPDTIKLDQFLKLTGTARTGGQAKLMIQDGQVLVNGAVETRRGRKLVGGDRVVVEGEEFVVVVD; encoded by the coding sequence ATGTCAGATCTGCAGCCCGATACCATTAAACTCGACCAGTTCTTGAAGCTCACCGGCACAGCACGCACGGGCGGCCAGGCCAAGCTGATGATTCAAGACGGTCAAGTCTTGGTGAATGGAGCCGTAGAAACCCGACGCGGGCGGAAACTGGTGGGAGGCGATCGCGTCGTGGTTGAAGGTGAAGAATTTGTGGTGGTGGTGGACTAG
- a CDS encoding RodZ domain-containing protein: MGKLTPIQVQHLIEIGAFLCQVREEQGISLEQVTATTYVPLRMLRAIESGQVDILPEAVFVQGFIRRHAEALGLDGIAVAKQFPINPSAAETATDQPPQPDHYEVAEEATAPDDAFALTQTVLPTPEADLVARRMSRRSPSAGFPLWLGLGTVALVIIGIGVAVGVANRSSSDDEAIAPSPEPEITAAEPLVEEPTEPTPPPTVTPDVPIAVTLTASEPAWVSITVDGTTDYEGTLPAGTERQWEAQRELVIFTGNAGGVTLSYNGGEATSMGDRGQTAEVTYTPTGPSTN; encoded by the coding sequence GTGGGCAAGCTAACTCCAATTCAAGTTCAACACCTCATTGAAATCGGGGCTTTTCTATGCCAAGTGCGAGAAGAGCAGGGAATTTCATTGGAGCAAGTAACGGCAACCACCTACGTGCCCCTGAGAATGCTGCGGGCCATAGAGTCTGGGCAAGTAGACATTTTGCCAGAAGCCGTTTTTGTTCAAGGTTTCATCCGCCGACATGCTGAAGCTCTAGGTCTTGATGGAATTGCAGTTGCCAAACAGTTTCCCATTAATCCATCTGCCGCCGAGACGGCGACGGATCAACCTCCGCAACCCGATCACTATGAGGTCGCCGAAGAAGCTACGGCACCCGACGATGCCTTTGCCTTAACGCAAACCGTCTTGCCTACCCCGGAAGCCGATCTCGTGGCTCGACGCATGTCGCGGCGATCGCCCTCGGCTGGATTTCCCCTCTGGCTAGGTCTGGGTACCGTGGCGCTGGTGATCATCGGCATTGGTGTTGCCGTGGGAGTCGCCAATCGTTCATCCTCAGATGACGAAGCGATCGCTCCCAGCCCAGAGCCAGAGATTACTGCAGCAGAGCCGCTGGTTGAAGAACCGACCGAACCGACCCCGCCCCCAACCGTGACGCCTGACGTACCCATTGCAGTCACCCTCACCGCCAGCGAACCGGCTTGGGTGAGCATCACAGTGGATGGCACTACAGACTACGAAGGCACCCTGCCCGCCGGCACCGAGCGTCAATGGGAAGCCCAGCGAGAACTCGTGATCTTCACCGGCAATGCTGGCGGTGTCACCCTGTCCTACAACGGCGGGGAAGCTACCTCCATGGGCGATCGCGGCCAAACCGCAGAAGTCACCTACACACCCACGGGCCCCAGCACCAATTAA
- the trxA gene encoding thioredoxin gives MVTKQTFSSFDDMLATSEQPVLIDFYAPWCGPCQLMATILKEVNAQLGERLRIVKINTDNYPAIASQHDIQALPTLVLFKNGQPIERIEGVVRSHQLIPHLTSLLDDAS, from the coding sequence ATGGTGACCAAACAGACATTTTCTAGCTTTGATGATATGTTAGCCACCTCCGAACAGCCGGTGCTGATCGACTTTTATGCGCCTTGGTGTGGGCCCTGCCAACTGATGGCAACGATTCTCAAGGAGGTGAATGCTCAGCTTGGGGAGCGGCTGCGCATTGTGAAAATCAACACGGACAACTATCCAGCGATCGCCTCCCAGCATGACATTCAAGCCCTACCCACCCTGGTGTTGTTTAAAAACGGGCAGCCGATCGAACGCATTGAGGGGGTGGTGCGCAGCCATCAACTGATTCCCCATCTTACGAGCTTGCTCGACGACGCGTCTTGA
- a CDS encoding C39 family peptidase encodes MVKLLRVTVDTVLKRRTEQSSNLPEQEQYRAIAGQEFPIASYAYASGGMDFNGHVKVALDGQTLNGFNTWYIYDRHAQIFYDGKAVYPPPDKHAPLRKGQVLVVTQNTMFKLRPLQASQLADTECCQIPIGTQFEIQSYAYASAGQNFDNHIRISLKNQFLRGRNTWYVYTPHARVEQDGKMVYPVVAKRADKKPLAVPYFSQRDNYIESWRTCNSSACAMAARFLGAAIANDNDYLRKVVALGDTTDHAVQTRVLQSYGIRSAFHYNLDYEDLDRSLDQGKPIVIGILHRGPITAPSGGHMIVVVGQYDAGYVCHDPYGSVHDGYSGRGGQFEKYSRELLNARWLTHRRKNGWGRLFE; translated from the coding sequence ATGGTTAAGCTTTTACGGGTCACGGTCGATACAGTTCTCAAGCGGCGCACCGAGCAGTCGTCTAATCTACCAGAACAAGAGCAATACCGAGCGATCGCTGGTCAAGAATTTCCCATCGCGTCCTATGCCTACGCCAGCGGCGGCATGGATTTTAACGGCCATGTCAAAGTTGCGTTAGACGGGCAAACCCTCAACGGCTTTAACACCTGGTATATCTACGATCGCCACGCCCAAATCTTCTACGACGGCAAGGCGGTTTATCCACCGCCCGATAAACATGCCCCCCTGCGCAAAGGGCAGGTGTTAGTCGTCACCCAAAACACCATGTTCAAGCTGCGCCCCTTGCAGGCCAGCCAGCTCGCCGATACAGAGTGCTGCCAAATTCCCATCGGCACGCAGTTTGAAATCCAGTCCTATGCCTATGCTAGTGCAGGACAAAACTTTGATAACCACATCCGCATCTCGCTGAAAAATCAGTTCCTGCGGGGGCGCAATACGTGGTACGTCTACACTCCCCATGCGCGGGTGGAGCAAGATGGCAAAATGGTCTACCCGGTTGTAGCAAAACGGGCCGACAAGAAGCCTCTAGCCGTACCCTACTTCAGCCAGCGGGACAACTATATTGAATCGTGGCGCACCTGCAATAGCTCAGCCTGCGCCATGGCAGCTCGGTTTCTCGGAGCAGCGATCGCCAACGATAACGACTACCTGCGCAAAGTGGTTGCCCTAGGTGACACCACCGACCACGCTGTGCAAACGCGAGTGCTGCAGTCCTACGGCATCCGCTCAGCCTTTCACTACAACCTAGACTATGAGGATCTCGATCGCAGCCTCGATCAAGGAAAACCCATTGTCATTGGCATCCTGCATCGTGGGCCGATCACAGCTCCCTCAGGTGGCCACATGATTGTAGTCGTGGGTCAGTATGACGCTGGCTATGTCTGCCACGATCCCTACGGCTCCGTCCATGACGGCTATTCGGGGAGGGGTGGACAGTTTGAAAAATACAGCCGCGAACTGCTGAATGCGCGCTGGCTCACCCATCGGCGTAAAAACGGCTGGGGCAGATTGTTTGAGTGA
- a CDS encoding peroxiredoxin, giving the protein MALRLGDTVPNFTQASTEGEINFYDWAGDSWVVLFSHPADYTPVCTTELGTVAKLKPEFDKRNVKTIALSVDDVDSHKGWVCDIEETQSTALNYPILADPDRTVSDLYDMIHPNASNTLTVRTVFIIDPNKKLRLSLTYPASTGRNFDEILRVIDSLQLTDYHKVATPANWTDGGDCVVVPSISTEDAKKQFPKGVTEVKPYLRMTPQPNK; this is encoded by the coding sequence ATGGCGCTTCGACTCGGTGATACTGTTCCAAACTTTACCCAAGCCTCAACCGAAGGCGAGATTAACTTTTACGATTGGGCTGGCGATAGCTGGGTTGTTCTCTTCTCCCACCCCGCTGACTACACTCCGGTGTGCACCACCGAGTTGGGAACGGTTGCCAAGCTCAAGCCAGAATTTGACAAGCGTAACGTCAAAACCATCGCCCTCAGCGTCGATGACGTTGATTCTCACAAGGGTTGGGTATGCGACATTGAAGAAACCCAAAGCACTGCCCTCAACTACCCGATCTTGGCAGACCCCGATCGCACCGTGTCTGACCTGTACGACATGATCCACCCCAACGCCAGCAATACGCTGACCGTGCGTACGGTGTTCATCATCGACCCCAACAAAAAGCTGCGGTTGTCCCTCACCTACCCCGCCAGCACCGGTCGTAACTTTGATGAAATCCTGCGGGTGATTGATTCTCTCCAGTTGACCGACTACCACAAGGTAGCCACCCCAGCCAACTGGACTGACGGCGGCGACTGCGTCGTGGTACCTTCCATCTCCACCGAAGATGCCAAGAAGCAGTTCCCTAAGGGTGTGACCGAAGTCAAGCCCTACCTGCGCATGACCCCCCAACCCAACAAGTAA
- a CDS encoding UbiD family decarboxylase: MARDLRGFLNLIEERGQLRRIKALVDPDLEIAEISNRMLQCGGPALLFENVKGSPHPVAVNTMGTVERICWAMKMEAPEELETLGKKLGMLQQPKPPKKISQAVDFGKVLFDVVRAKPSRDLLPACHQVVVQGDDLDLNQIPMIRPYAGDAGKIITLGLVITKDCETGIPNVGVYRLQLQSKTTMTVHWLSVRGGARHLRKAAERGKKLEVAIALGVDPLIIMAAATPIPVDLSEWLFAGLYGGSGVHLAKCKTVDLEVPADSEFVLEGTITPGEMLPDGPFGDHMGYYGGVEDSPLVRFQCMTHRRNPVYLTTFSGRPPKEEAMMAIALNRIYTPILRQQVSEIVDFFLPMEALSYKAAIISIDKAYPGQARRAALAFWSALPQFTYTKFVIVVDKEINIRDPRQVVWAITSKVDPSRDVFILPDTPFDTLDFASERIGLGGRMGIDATTKMPPETDHAWGEPLMSDPEVAALVDRRWADYGLGDVQFGSVDPNLFGYDMPR; this comes from the coding sequence ATGGCGAGAGACTTACGGGGATTTCTCAATCTCATTGAAGAACGGGGGCAACTGCGCCGCATTAAGGCCCTGGTGGATCCAGACTTGGAAATTGCAGAAATCTCAAATCGGATGCTGCAGTGTGGCGGCCCAGCGTTGCTGTTTGAGAATGTCAAGGGCTCTCCCCATCCAGTGGCTGTGAACACCATGGGGACGGTGGAACGCATCTGCTGGGCCATGAAGATGGAAGCGCCCGAGGAACTGGAAACCCTAGGCAAAAAGCTAGGGATGCTGCAACAGCCAAAGCCACCGAAGAAAATTTCCCAGGCGGTGGATTTTGGCAAGGTGCTGTTTGATGTGGTACGAGCCAAGCCATCTCGGGATCTCTTGCCCGCTTGTCATCAGGTGGTGGTGCAGGGTGACGATCTCGATCTCAACCAAATTCCCATGATTCGCCCCTATGCCGGGGATGCGGGCAAAATCATCACCCTAGGGCTGGTAATTACCAAAGATTGCGAAACCGGCATTCCCAATGTGGGGGTCTACCGGCTGCAGCTTCAGTCAAAAACCACGATGACCGTGCATTGGCTATCGGTGCGGGGCGGTGCTCGGCATCTGCGCAAGGCAGCGGAGCGGGGCAAGAAGCTGGAGGTGGCGATCGCCCTGGGGGTCGATCCGTTGATCATCATGGCGGCGGCGACGCCCATCCCGGTGGACTTATCCGAATGGCTGTTTGCCGGTCTCTATGGCGGTTCGGGTGTGCATCTGGCGAAGTGTAAAACCGTGGACTTGGAAGTTCCTGCGGATTCAGAGTTTGTCCTAGAAGGCACGATCACCCCCGGCGAAATGCTGCCCGATGGCCCCTTTGGCGACCACATGGGCTACTACGGCGGCGTAGAAGACTCGCCCCTCGTGCGCTTTCAATGCATGACCCATCGCCGCAATCCGGTCTATCTCACCACCTTTAGCGGCCGTCCTCCCAAGGAAGAGGCAATGATGGCGATCGCGCTTAACCGTATCTATACCCCGATCCTGCGGCAGCAAGTCTCGGAAATTGTAGACTTTTTCCTGCCCATGGAAGCCCTCAGCTACAAAGCTGCGATTATTTCCATCGACAAGGCCTATCCGGGGCAAGCTCGCCGCGCCGCCCTAGCCTTTTGGAGCGCCCTACCCCAGTTCACCTACACCAAGTTTGTGATTGTGGTAGACAAGGAGATTAATATCCGCGATCCGCGTCAAGTGGTATGGGCGATCACCTCGAAGGTGGATCCCAGTCGAGACGTGTTCATTTTGCCGGATACGCCCTTTGATACCCTCGATTTTGCCAGCGAGCGCATTGGTCTGGGCGGCCGCATGGGGATCGATGCCACCACCAAAATGCCCCCGGAAACCGATCACGCTTGGGGTGAACCGCTCATGTCGGATCCGGAGGTGGCGGCCTTGGTCGATCGCCGTTGGGCCGACTATGGCCTGGGAGATGTGCAGTTTGGCTCGGTGGATCCCAACCTCTTCGGCTACGATATGCCTCGGTGA
- a CDS encoding DUF4126 domain-containing protein translates to MIEILAALSVSAAAGVRIGLPLLIIGLLYSDNLWADVPILSQFHPSLVLGVLVSWSLIELLLSKEPVGQRGIQIVQLLFSPIVGAIAGIAVARSAQLPSLLTGVLGMVGGLLALVLQLVQVGWFYRLRRTPIWLIFAQDFLCITLVLLAFDAPEQGGIIALLLLWFAIRSSKEWQRWYQRQSSPGDRHHPRRYKQDPD, encoded by the coding sequence ATGATTGAGATTCTCGCTGCTCTATCGGTTTCTGCGGCGGCTGGCGTCAGAATTGGGCTCCCTCTCCTGATCATTGGTTTGCTCTACAGCGACAATTTATGGGCAGATGTTCCTATCCTGTCTCAGTTTCATCCCTCCTTAGTGCTGGGCGTGTTGGTAAGCTGGTCCCTCATTGAGCTGCTGCTGTCGAAGGAGCCTGTAGGTCAACGGGGCATCCAAATTGTGCAGCTTTTGTTTAGTCCGATCGTGGGCGCGATCGCTGGCATTGCCGTGGCCCGCTCGGCCCAATTACCTAGCCTCCTCACCGGCGTTTTGGGGATGGTCGGTGGTCTGTTGGCCTTAGTTCTACAGCTTGTGCAAGTCGGCTGGTTTTATCGCCTACGGCGGACGCCCATCTGGCTGATCTTTGCCCAAGATTTTCTCTGCATCACCCTTGTGCTCTTGGCCTTTGATGCACCTGAACAGGGCGGCATCATTGCCTTGCTGCTCCTATGGTTTGCTATCCGCAGCTCAAAAGAATGGCAGCGCTGGTATCAACGGCAGTCCTCACCGGGCGATCGCCACCATCCCCGCCGCTATAAGCAAGATCCAGATTAG